In one Lolium rigidum isolate FL_2022 chromosome 3, APGP_CSIRO_Lrig_0.1, whole genome shotgun sequence genomic region, the following are encoded:
- the LOC124700455 gene encoding GRF-interacting factor 1-like, with translation MQQQHLMQMNQGMMGGYAASPTPVTTDLIQQYLDENKQLILAILDNQNNGKVDECARNQAKLQQNLMYLAAIADSQPPQTASLSQYPSNLMMQSGPRYMPQQSAQMMSPQSLMAARSSMMYAQQQQAMSPLQQQHQAAAHAQLGMSSGTTSGFNILHGEASMGGGGGGAGNSMMNAGVFSDYGRGGAKEGSTSLSADARGGANSGAHSGDGEYLKGTEEEGS, from the exons ATGCAGCAGCAACACCTGATGCAGATGAACCAGGGCATGATGGGTGGCTACGCCGCTTCCCCTACCCCTGTCACCACTGATCTCATTCAGCAG TACCTGGATGAGAACAAGCAGCTGATCCTGGCCATCCTCGATAACCAGAACAACGGCAAGGTGGACGAGTGTGCACG GAACCAAGCTAAGCTCCAGCAGAACCTCATGTACCTTGCCGCCATCGCCGATAGCCAGCCTCCTCAGACGGCGTCGCTGTCTCAG TACCCGTCCAACCTGATGATGCAGTCCGGCCCGCGGTACATGCCGCAGCAGTCGGCGCAGATGATGTCGCCGCAATCGCTGATGGCGGCGCGGTCGTCGATGATGTACGCCCAGCAGCAACAGGCCATGTCGCCGCTCCAGCAGCAGCACCAGGCAGCTGCCCACGCGCAGCTGGGGATGTCTTCCGGCACGACCAGCGGGTTCAACATTCTCCACGGCGAGGCCAgcatgggcggcggcggtggaggtgccgGCAACAGCATGATGAACGCCGGCGTCTTCTCGGACTACGGCCGCGGTGGCGCCAAGGAGGGGTCAACCTCGCTGTCGGCCGATGCCCGTGGTGGCGCCAACTCCGGGGCGCACAGCGGCGACGGGGAGTACCTCAAGGGCACCGAGGAGGAAGGCAGCTAG